The following are encoded together in the Canis aureus isolate CA01 unplaced genomic scaffold, VMU_Caureus_v.1.0 NW_027326476.1_RagTag, whole genome shotgun sequence genome:
- the LOC144309529 gene encoding testis-specific Y-encoded protein 3-like has translation MAHEEEGEAEEEAVMSETEYMLEEEANLQEEAHKPEEAMEEGQGEEGARELQEQQQGSEHPEAGPSPLECPLEALEALRADMEPTNGRGRRSFAPFQLRLGQRRHHRLQQRSAHMQGIRGFWAKAFGNHPQLSAVISEQDLRMLRFMTNLKVQEVTFPSACRRILLFFGKNSYFQNEVLVKEYVVSAAGYRASHSTPIQWSQHYEREAYRRQTHDNGLNFFNWFCGHHLAGSGRIAELIMDDLWPNVLKYYERKKAPGEGSHRRTGSFKMPR, from the exons ATGGCTcacgaggaagagggggaggctgaggaggaggccgtCATGTCTGAGACGGAGTacatgctggaggaggaggcgaaTCTTCAGGAAGAGGCACATAAGCCGGAGGAGGccatggaggagggccagggagaggaaggcgCCAGGGAGCTGCAAGAGCAGCAGCAAGGGTCAGAGCATCCAGAGGCAGGGCCGAGTCCGTTGGAGTGCCCGCTGGAGGCTCTCGAGGCGCTGCGGGCAGACATGGAGCCCACCAATGGAAGAGGCAGGCGCTCCTTTGCTCCGTTCCAGCTCAGGCTGGGTCAGAGAAGGCACCATCGCCTGCAACAGCGAAGCGCCCACATGCAGGGCATCCGTGGCTTCTGGGCCAAGGCT TTTGGGAACCACCCCCAGCTGTCAGCCGTGATCAGTGAGCAAGATCTGCGCATGCTTCGCTTCATGACGAACCTGAAG GTGCAGGAAGTCACCTTTCCCAGTGCCTGCCGCAGGATCCTGCTGTTCTTTGGCAAGAACTCCTACTTCCAGAACGAAGTCCTCGTGAAGGAGTATGTCGTCAGTGCTGCTG GCTACAGAGCGTCGCACTCCACTCCCATCCAGTGGTCGCAGCACTACGAACGGGAGGCCTACCGCCGCCAGACCCACGACAACGGCCTTAACTTCTTCAACTGGTTCTGTGGCCACCACCTTGCCGGGTCAGGCAGGATCGCTGAG ctcatcatggatgacctgtggcccaatgtcctcaagtactacgagaggaagaaggcgccgggagagggaagccacaggaggaCAG
- the LOC144309520 gene encoding testis-specific Y-encoded protein 3-like has protein sequence MAHEEEGEAEEEAVMSETEYMLEEEANLQEEAHKPEEAMEEGQGEEGARELQEQQQGSEHPEAGPSPLECPLEALEALRADMEPTNGRGRRSFAPFQLRLGQRRHHRLQQRSAHMQGIRGFWAKAFGNHPQLSAVISEQDLRMLRFMTNLKVQEVTFPSACRRILLFFGKNSYFQNEVLVKEYVVSAAGYRASHSTPIQWSQHYEREAYRRQTHDNGLNFFNWFCGHHLAGSGRIAELIMDDLWPNVLKYYERKKAPGEGSHRRTGSFKMPR, from the exons ATGGCTcacgaggaagagggggaggctgaggaggaggccgtCATGTCTGAGACGGAGTacatgctggaggaggaggcgaaTCTTCAGGAAGAGGCACATAAGCCGGAGGAGGccatggaggagggccagggagaggaaggcgCCAGGGAGCTGCAAGAGCAGCAGCAAGGGTCAGAGCATCCAGAGGCAGGGCCGAGTCCGTTGGAGTGCCCGCTGGAGGCTCTCGAGGCGCTGCGGGCAGACATGGAGCCCACCAATGGAAGAGGCAGGCGCTCCTTTGCTCCGTTCCAGCTCAGGCTGGGTCAGAGAAGGCACCATCGCCTGCAACAGCGAAGCGCCCACATGCAGGGCATCCGTGGCTTCTGGGCCAAGGCT TTTGGGAACCACCCCCAGCTGTCAGCCGTGATCAGTGAGCAAGATCTGCGCATGCTTCGCTTCATGACGAACCTGAAG GTGCAGGAAGTCACCTTTCCCAGTGCCTGCCGCAGGATCCTGCTGTTCTTTGGCAAGAACTCCTACTTCCAGAACGAAGTCCTCGTGAAGGAGTATGTCGTCAGTGCTGCTG GCTACAGAGCGTCGCACTCCACTCCCATCCAGTGGTCGCAGCACTACGAACGGGAGGCCTACCGCCGCCAGACCCACGACAACGGCCTTAACTTCTTCAACTGGTTCTGTGGCCACCACCTTGCCGGGTCAGGCAGGATCGCTGAG ctcatcatggatgacctgtggcccaatgtcctcaagtactacgagaggaagaaggcgccgggagagggaagccacaggaggaCAG GGAGCTTCAAGATGCCGAGATGA